Proteins from a single region of Bacteroidales bacterium:
- a CDS encoding family 65 glycosyl hydrolase domain-containing protein has translation MKRYYREDPWSIIEEGFDPSMQEASESIFSLGNGRIGQRANFEERYSGQTLQGTYLAGVYYPDKTRVGWWKNGYPEYFAKVLNAPNWIGIDVEINGKPLDLHQNAPLEFRRELNMKQGYLERTFAIYVGENRLEIAVRRFLSMKRDEIGAIRYAIRSVDFSGDVSFAPYIDGNVVNRDSNYDEKFWEMESSKAVPGSAYLMARTRKTGFVSCMTMCYILELNGEALQLEPEVTEKKDFVSNKVSLELDQGEEVKFYKYVSVLSSMNHKPEEMVKRGIDLLIDTMSLGFDALFEEHAGAWEEKWDHSDIIIEGDIAAQQGIRFNIFHLNQTYTGKDERLNIGPKGFTGEKYGGSTYWDTEAYMIPFYLSTAREEVARNLLIYRYKQLDKAIENAEKLGFREGAALYPMVTMNGEECHNEWEITFEEIHRNGAIAYAIYNYTRYTGKREYLLSKGLEVLIAISRFWRQRVNWSNEKNKYVMLGVTGPNEYENNVNNNWYTNKMAAWTMSYTLESLTTLRQVDAGAFNRLLEKTSFDFQEETTSWREIIEKLHFPYEENQAVFLQQDGFMDKEQRMAADLDPADRPINQHWSWDRILRSCFIKQADVLQGIFVFEDEYDRETMERNYDFYEPRTVHESSLSPCVHSILAARIGRPGKAYEMYLRTSRLDLDDYNHEVDEGLHITSMGGTWMSVIYGFGGMKVREGLLSFEPRLPANWEALSFKILYRGRTLVVRINKKQVSIENLEGEEVELFLEGKKVLVKKAASVVADL, from the coding sequence ATGAAAAGATATTACCGGGAAGATCCCTGGAGCATCATCGAAGAGGGCTTCGATCCTTCCATGCAGGAAGCATCGGAGAGTATCTTCAGTCTGGGGAATGGCCGGATCGGTCAGCGGGCCAATTTTGAAGAACGTTATTCCGGACAGACCCTTCAGGGGACCTATCTGGCCGGAGTCTATTATCCGGATAAGACCCGGGTGGGCTGGTGGAAAAACGGCTACCCGGAATATTTTGCCAAGGTGCTCAATGCCCCGAACTGGATCGGGATCGATGTAGAAATCAATGGGAAACCACTGGATCTTCACCAGAATGCCCCTCTGGAGTTCAGGCGCGAATTAAATATGAAGCAAGGCTATCTGGAACGGACATTTGCTATTTACGTGGGCGAAAACAGACTTGAAATTGCTGTGCGCAGATTTCTGAGTATGAAACGGGATGAGATCGGGGCGATCCGGTATGCCATTCGTTCGGTGGATTTTTCAGGAGATGTATCTTTTGCGCCTTATATCGATGGCAATGTGGTTAACCGGGATTCCAACTATGATGAAAAATTCTGGGAAATGGAAAGTTCCAAAGCAGTTCCCGGATCTGCCTATCTTATGGCACGTACCCGTAAAACAGGTTTTGTGAGCTGTATGACCATGTGCTATATCCTGGAGTTAAACGGGGAAGCCCTGCAGTTGGAACCGGAGGTGACAGAGAAGAAAGATTTCGTTTCAAACAAGGTAAGCCTTGAACTGGACCAGGGCGAGGAGGTGAAGTTTTACAAGTATGTTTCCGTGCTTAGCTCCATGAATCATAAACCAGAAGAGATGGTAAAAAGGGGTATCGATCTGCTTATTGATACCATGAGCCTGGGTTTTGATGCCCTGTTTGAGGAACATGCCGGAGCCTGGGAAGAGAAGTGGGACCATTCAGATATTATCATTGAAGGGGATATTGCGGCCCAGCAGGGAATCCGCTTCAATATTTTCCATTTGAACCAGACCTACACCGGAAAGGATGAACGGCTCAATATCGGCCCCAAGGGATTTACGGGTGAGAAATACGGAGGAAGCACCTACTGGGACACAGAAGCTTATATGATTCCTTTCTACCTGAGTACGGCCCGGGAGGAAGTGGCCCGCAATCTTTTGATTTACCGGTATAAGCAGCTGGATAAGGCCATTGAAAATGCGGAAAAACTTGGTTTCAGGGAGGGGGCTGCCCTGTATCCCATGGTGACCATGAACGGGGAAGAGTGCCACAACGAGTGGGAGATAACCTTCGAGGAAATACACCGGAACGGAGCCATTGCTTATGCCATCTATAACTATACCAGGTATACCGGCAAGCGGGAGTATCTCTTGTCGAAGGGACTGGAAGTCCTGATTGCCATCTCGCGTTTCTGGCGGCAGCGGGTCAACTGGTCGAATGAGAAGAACAAATATGTGATGCTGGGTGTAACCGGCCCCAACGAATATGAAAACAATGTAAATAACAACTGGTATACCAACAAAATGGCCGCCTGGACCATGTCGTATACCCTTGAATCACTGACAACCCTGAGACAGGTGGATGCGGGCGCTTTTAACAGACTCCTGGAAAAAACCTCTTTTGACTTCCAGGAAGAAACCACCTCCTGGAGAGAAATTATTGAGAAACTTCATTTTCCTTACGAAGAGAATCAGGCTGTCTTCCTGCAGCAGGACGGATTTATGGACAAGGAACAACGGATGGCGGCCGATCTGGATCCTGCCGACAGACCCATCAACCAGCACTGGTCGTGGGACCGTATTCTGCGTTCCTGTTTTATCAAGCAGGCCGACGTGTTACAGGGGATTTTTGTGTTTGAGGATGAGTATGACCGGGAAACCATGGAGCGGAACTATGATTTTTATGAGCCCCGCACGGTCCATGAATCCTCCCTGTCGCCCTGTGTGCATTCGATCCTGGCGGCCCGCATCGGTCGACCCGGGAAGGCATATGAGATGTATCTTCGTACCTCGCGGCTAGATCTGGATGACTATAATCATGAGGTGGACGAAGGGCTTCATATCACCAGTATGGGTGGGACCTGGATGTCGGTGATTTATGGCTTCGGTGGGATGAAGGTCCGGGAGGGCCTGCTCAGCTTTGAACCCCGGCTGCCGGCCAACTGGGAGGCCCTCTCCTTTAAAATATTGTACCGGGGAAGAACCCTGGTGGTGCGGATCAACAAGAAACAGGTGAGTATTGAGAACCTGGAAGGCGAAGAGGTGGAACTTTTTCTTGAAGGAAAGAAGGTACTTGTGAAAAAGGCAGCATCGGTGGTGGCAGATCTCTGA
- a CDS encoding TraR/DksA C4-type zinc finger protein, whose product MAEKNRYSDAELQEFKELIQQKLDKAREDYEILKSAITQSESNDTQDTSPTFKVLEEGAATLSKEEAGRLATRQAKFIQHLQGALIRIENKTYGICRETGKLISKERLRAVPHATLSFEAKSKQ is encoded by the coding sequence ATGGCTGAGAAGAACAGATATTCGGATGCGGAGCTGCAGGAGTTCAAAGAGCTCATCCAGCAGAAACTCGATAAGGCCAGGGAAGATTATGAAATATTGAAATCTGCCATAACCCAGAGTGAAAGTAACGATACCCAGGATACCTCACCCACCTTTAAAGTACTGGAAGAGGGAGCCGCCACACTCTCCAAAGAGGAGGCCGGAAGGCTGGCCACCCGGCAGGCAAAATTTATCCAGCACCTTCAGGGAGCCCTGATCCGGATCGAAAACAAAACTTATGGCATCTGCCGGGAAACCGGTAAGCTGATCTCCAAGGAGCGTTTGCGTGCAGTCCCACATGCCACGCTTTCCTTTGAGGCCAAATCAAAACAATAA
- a CDS encoding lipoprotein signal peptidase codes for MSITRKSIMIILLILVADQTLKILVKTHMTLYQQIPIFGNWGILHFVENNGMAFGMALPGSLGKILLTSFRILAVIAIGIYLRRLIRQHAHPGLIITLSMVMAGALGNIIDSVFYGIIFNSSTPIQAASMFPEGGGYAPLMQGKVVDMFYLPVIKGNYPEWFRGGSSFVFFRPVFNIADSSISVAVAIILFNQKRFFRHVETKS; via the coding sequence ATGTCCATCACCAGGAAATCCATAATGATTATCCTGCTGATTCTTGTGGCCGATCAGACCCTGAAAATTCTGGTTAAAACCCACATGACTCTCTATCAGCAGATCCCCATTTTCGGCAACTGGGGGATTCTCCATTTTGTGGAGAATAACGGGATGGCCTTCGGGATGGCACTTCCGGGAAGTCTGGGTAAGATTCTCCTGACATCCTTCCGGATCCTGGCTGTGATAGCCATCGGAATATATCTTCGACGACTGATTCGCCAGCATGCTCATCCCGGCTTGATTATTACTCTTTCCATGGTCATGGCCGGGGCTTTAGGGAATATCATTGATTCTGTCTTTTATGGAATAATCTTTAACAGCAGCACCCCCATTCAGGCGGCTAGCATGTTCCCCGAAGGTGGCGGATATGCCCCCTTGATGCAGGGGAAGGTGGTCGACATGTTTTACCTCCCCGTCATTAAAGGCAACTATCCGGAATGGTTCCGGGGAGGATCCAGCTTTGTTTTCTTCAGACCCGTATTTAACATTGCCGATTCGAGCATTTCTGTGGCTGTGGCCATAATCCTGTTCAACCAGAAACGTTTCTTCAGGCATGTGGAGACCAAATCCTGA
- the ileS gene encoding isoleucine--tRNA ligase, translating to MSKLFPEYKKFDLSEINKEINTFWKENNIFEKSVETRKGRPTFVFNEGPPSANGKPGIHHVMARTIKDIFCRYKTQQGFLVKRKAGWDTHGLPVELAVEASKNITKEDIGTKISIEEFNAACRKDVMKYTSMWEELTESMGYWIDMEDPYITYDNKYIESVWYLLKELHKKDLLYKGYSIQPFSPAAGSGLSTHELNQPGCYRDVKDTTVVAQFKIIRDHRSAFLFEDLDTDLYILAWTTTPWTLPSNTALSVGAKIEYALVRTFNPYTGMPITVILAKELMGQYFPEKDAALPMDEYEPGNKHVPYKMVKTLKGSKLKGLSYEQLLDWVHPEGKAFLVVTGDFVTTEDGTGIVHTAPTFGADDFRVAMANDISALTVLDKEGVIQPLVDRKGRFFRLKDLDESFVRERINLESYSAFEGKYVKNEYDNTKTGEDPTIDVDIAVQLKLENKAFRIEKHIHNYPHCWRTDKPVLYYPLDSWFVRTTAMKERMMELNNTINWKPESTGTGRFGKWLENLVDWNLSRSRFWGTPLPIWVTDDRKEQICIGSVAELKQEIEKSVNAGFMSSNPLADFVEGDHSKDNYMVFDLHRPFVDDLVLVSPSGQKMFREPVLIDVWFDSGSMPYAQYHYPFEHKEDFDQLFPADFIAEGVDQTRGWFFTLHAIATMLFDSVSFKNIISNGLVLDKSGNKMSKRLGNAVDPFETIEKDGSDPLRWYMITNSQPWDNLKFDSLGVEEVKRKFFGTLFNTYSFFALYANVDGFTYEAKEVPVEERPEIDRWIISLLHTLIKEVKAEFENYEPTRAARLIQDFVTENLSNWYVRLNRKRYWGGEFDKDKRAAYQTLYTCLETISMLAAPVAPFYMDKLFHDLNLVTGRHKVESVHLSTFPECNESLIDTALEKRMDIAQKLSSMVLGLRRKVNIKVRQPLNKMMLPISDPGFQQQVEDVKHLVINEVNVKELEYITDTAGILVKRIKANFKTLGPRFGKLMKEVSGAINNMDQKEISAFEKEKSFQMEIGGELIQLTLEDVEIVSEDIPGWLVANDGAITVALDINITEELRQEGLARELINRIQNIRKESGFDVTDKIEVLIEKHELITEVIKFHGEYIGSQTLAKNISLIDRIENNSTKRIDIDEDVYINIRVTRL from the coding sequence ATGAGCAAGCTATTCCCTGAATATAAGAAGTTTGACCTTTCAGAAATCAATAAAGAGATTAATACGTTCTGGAAGGAGAATAACATCTTTGAAAAATCTGTTGAAACCCGTAAGGGCCGGCCCACCTTTGTCTTTAATGAGGGCCCCCCGTCGGCAAACGGTAAACCGGGCATTCATCATGTGATGGCGCGTACCATCAAAGACATTTTTTGCCGTTATAAAACCCAGCAGGGATTCCTTGTAAAGCGCAAAGCCGGCTGGGACACCCACGGACTTCCTGTCGAACTGGCTGTTGAAGCCAGCAAAAATATCACCAAGGAGGATATAGGAACTAAAATATCTATAGAAGAGTTCAATGCTGCCTGCCGCAAGGATGTAATGAAGTACACCAGCATGTGGGAGGAACTTACCGAATCGATGGGTTACTGGATCGATATGGAAGATCCCTACATCACCTACGATAACAAGTATATTGAAAGCGTCTGGTACCTGCTTAAGGAACTGCATAAAAAAGATTTGTTATACAAAGGCTACTCCATTCAGCCTTTCTCTCCGGCAGCGGGTTCCGGCCTCAGCACCCATGAGTTAAATCAGCCCGGTTGCTACCGCGATGTGAAAGATACCACCGTAGTGGCACAGTTTAAAATAATCCGGGACCATCGTTCAGCATTTCTCTTTGAAGATCTGGATACGGATCTCTACATACTGGCATGGACCACCACCCCCTGGACCCTTCCATCCAATACGGCACTTTCCGTTGGTGCAAAGATCGAGTATGCGCTGGTGCGGACCTTTAACCCTTATACCGGTATGCCCATCACCGTGATTCTGGCCAAAGAACTAATGGGTCAATACTTCCCGGAAAAGGATGCAGCACTACCCATGGATGAGTATGAGCCGGGCAATAAACATGTGCCCTATAAAATGGTGAAAACCCTGAAAGGAAGCAAACTGAAGGGACTCTCTTATGAGCAACTGCTGGACTGGGTACATCCCGAAGGGAAAGCCTTTCTGGTGGTTACGGGCGATTTTGTGACCACGGAGGATGGAACCGGGATTGTACATACGGCCCCCACCTTTGGGGCGGACGATTTCCGGGTGGCCATGGCCAATGATATTTCAGCTCTTACTGTACTCGATAAGGAGGGTGTCATTCAGCCACTGGTCGACCGAAAGGGTCGTTTCTTCCGCTTGAAGGACCTGGATGAATCTTTCGTCAGGGAACGGATAAACCTGGAAAGTTATAGCGCTTTCGAAGGAAAGTATGTAAAAAATGAATACGACAATACCAAAACCGGAGAGGATCCCACCATCGATGTGGATATTGCGGTTCAGCTGAAGCTCGAAAACAAGGCCTTCCGCATCGAAAAGCATATTCACAACTACCCCCATTGCTGGCGAACCGATAAACCGGTGCTATATTATCCATTGGATAGCTGGTTTGTTCGCACCACGGCCATGAAGGAACGCATGATGGAGCTGAACAACACCATCAACTGGAAACCCGAATCCACCGGAACGGGACGTTTTGGAAAATGGCTGGAAAACCTGGTGGACTGGAACCTGAGCAGATCCCGGTTCTGGGGAACGCCCCTGCCCATTTGGGTTACCGATGACCGGAAGGAACAGATTTGTATTGGTTCGGTGGCAGAGCTGAAACAGGAAATTGAAAAATCGGTAAACGCGGGCTTTATGAGTTCCAATCCACTGGCAGACTTTGTGGAAGGGGACCATTCAAAAGATAATTACATGGTGTTCGATCTGCACCGTCCCTTTGTGGATGACCTGGTTCTGGTAAGCCCCTCGGGACAAAAAATGTTTCGCGAACCGGTACTGATCGATGTCTGGTTCGATTCAGGTTCCATGCCCTATGCCCAGTATCACTATCCCTTCGAACACAAGGAGGACTTTGACCAGCTGTTTCCGGCCGATTTTATCGCCGAGGGAGTCGACCAGACACGTGGATGGTTCTTTACCCTGCATGCCATAGCCACCATGCTTTTCGACAGTGTCTCTTTCAAGAATATCATCTCCAACGGACTGGTACTCGACAAAAGCGGGAATAAAATGTCCAAGCGCCTGGGCAATGCCGTGGATCCATTCGAAACCATAGAAAAAGATGGTTCAGATCCCCTCCGCTGGTATATGATCACCAATTCGCAACCCTGGGATAATCTTAAATTTGACTCCCTGGGAGTGGAAGAAGTGAAGCGTAAGTTTTTCGGAACTCTTTTTAACACTTACTCCTTTTTCGCCCTCTATGCCAATGTGGACGGGTTTACATATGAGGCAAAGGAAGTGCCGGTTGAAGAACGACCTGAAATAGACCGCTGGATTATTTCTCTGCTCCATACACTGATAAAGGAAGTAAAGGCAGAGTTTGAAAATTATGAACCGACCCGTGCCGCCAGGCTGATCCAGGATTTTGTGACCGAAAACCTGAGCAACTGGTATGTACGCCTGAACAGAAAACGATACTGGGGCGGGGAGTTTGATAAGGATAAGCGCGCTGCATACCAGACCCTGTACACCTGCCTGGAAACCATCTCCATGCTGGCAGCTCCGGTGGCTCCTTTCTATATGGATAAGCTGTTTCATGATCTGAATCTGGTTACCGGCCGGCACAAAGTCGAATCCGTGCATCTCAGCACCTTCCCGGAATGTAATGAATCACTGATCGATACGGCCCTGGAAAAAAGAATGGATATAGCCCAGAAACTGTCTTCCATGGTCCTGGGTCTGCGCAGAAAGGTCAATATCAAGGTGCGCCAGCCCCTGAACAAAATGATGCTTCCCATCTCTGATCCGGGTTTTCAGCAACAGGTGGAGGATGTCAAGCACCTGGTGATCAACGAAGTAAATGTTAAAGAGCTTGAATATATCACCGATACAGCAGGGATCCTGGTGAAGCGTATCAAAGCGAATTTCAAAACTCTGGGGCCACGATTCGGTAAATTGATGAAAGAGGTGAGTGGGGCCATTAACAACATGGATCAGAAAGAGATTTCTGCCTTTGAAAAAGAGAAGTCCTTCCAGATGGAGATAGGCGGAGAACTGATTCAGCTTACCCTGGAAGATGTGGAGATCGTATCAGAAGATATTCCAGGATGGCTGGTGGCCAACGATGGAGCGATCACTGTTGCCCTGGATATTAACATCACAGAGGAGCTTCGGCAGGAGGGCCTGGCCCGGGAACTGATTAACCGGATACAGAACATCCGAAAGGAGAGCGGCTTTGATGTAACCGATAAGATCGAGGTGTTGATAGAAAAGCATGAACTAATCACCGAGGTTATTAAATTTCATGGTGAATATATTGGTTCTCAAACACTTGCAAAAAATATTTCCCTGATTGACCGTATTGAAAATAACAGTACCAAACGCATTGATATTGATGAAGACGTCTACATAAATATCCGCGTAACCCGGTTATAA
- a CDS encoding alpha-amylase family glycosyl hydrolase, with product MEPSFRLPVVLLLIFIPLLSEAQIISTDPDLPAPGGSVTIYFDATEGTAGLADFTGDVYAHTGVITSNSTSMGDWKYVLTEWGVNTAETRLTRESANLYSLEIGPSIRDYYGVPAYETISYMAFVFRSADSSKEGKDDGGKDIFVKVYEDAYIVSIIQPDKNLVVNPGDIIPFEAATNKESELSLYLNAALVKTVNGTTINHNFDLSLSGDYWIRVNASSGDEAAADSVFVHGLETLADVPLPDTLNDGINYSNDQMVQMVLYAPGKEHVFAIGDFNDWTPGSGSRMHKDGDRFWITISDLEPDLEYAFQYLVDGTLAIADPYSEKVLDPWNDKWITDGIYPGLIPYPEEQASGIVGVFRTNRPEYSWNDSGYTAPEKENLVIYELLLRDFLEAHDWLTLTDTLDYFERLGINAIELMPVTEFEGNESWGYNPSFYFAPDKYYGPAGDLQAFIDSCHQRGMAVILDMVLNHSYGQSPLVQLYFDSSTGKVSADNPWYNVDSPNPVFSWGYDFNHLSPDTEKFVDSVSHYWLREYHVDGFRFDFTKGFTNTAGDGSGYDLSRINILKRMANKIWEIREDAYVILEHFAANAEEAELSEAGMMLWGNLNGAYNEATMGYENDSDFSWISYKERFWTEPHLVGYMESHDEERLMYKNRTYGNSSGAYDIRERNTALERMALAGVFFFTVPGPKMIWQFGELGYDFSIDYDCRVCNKPIRWDYYDTGLRRRVYEIWSALIHLKQQEPAFGSGDFTLAVTDAAKRIEINHADMDVRIIGNFDVDPLSVNPSFSRSGWWYSYFTGDSIQVSDLQDPVFLQPGEYRLYTSKRLVKPEITARVGSHVAPGNTFHIYPNPFQGMLYLDPVPEPSRLSIFNSSGQCTRVLDLAGGQSQVNLSGLTPGLYVLSRRTGKKAPQYVKVLYE from the coding sequence ATGGAACCCTCTTTTCGATTGCCTGTCGTTCTGCTTCTTATTTTTATTCCTCTGCTCTCGGAAGCGCAGATTATTAGCACGGATCCGGATCTTCCTGCACCCGGTGGATCTGTAACCATTTACTTTGATGCCACGGAAGGAACGGCGGGCTTAGCGGATTTTACCGGCGATGTCTATGCGCATACCGGGGTGATTACCTCAAACAGCACCAGCATGGGCGATTGGAAGTATGTGCTTACGGAATGGGGAGTGAATACGGCTGAAACCAGGTTGACCAGGGAATCGGCCAACCTCTATTCCCTGGAGATCGGACCTTCCATCCGGGATTATTACGGAGTGCCGGCTTATGAAACCATCAGCTACATGGCTTTCGTCTTCCGCAGCGCCGACTCCAGCAAAGAAGGAAAAGACGATGGGGGAAAAGATATTTTTGTAAAAGTATATGAGGATGCCTATATCGTTTCTATCATTCAGCCGGACAAAAACCTGGTGGTCAATCCCGGGGATATCATTCCGTTTGAGGCTGCAACCAACAAGGAATCGGAACTTTCCCTGTATTTGAATGCAGCGCTGGTCAAAACTGTAAACGGAACCACCATTAATCACAACTTCGACCTAAGCCTGTCCGGAGATTACTGGATACGGGTAAACGCCTCTTCGGGCGATGAGGCAGCAGCAGACTCCGTGTTTGTTCATGGGCTCGAAACTCTGGCGGATGTTCCCTTGCCCGACACCCTTAATGATGGAATCAATTACAGCAATGATCAAATGGTTCAGATGGTCCTGTATGCTCCCGGAAAAGAGCATGTTTTTGCCATCGGCGATTTCAATGACTGGACTCCGGGTTCGGGATCCAGGATGCATAAAGACGGTGACAGATTCTGGATCACCATCAGTGATCTGGAGCCAGACCTGGAATATGCTTTTCAGTATTTGGTGGATGGTACCCTGGCCATTGCAGATCCATACAGCGAAAAAGTGCTCGATCCCTGGAACGATAAGTGGATCACCGATGGAATCTATCCCGGATTAATCCCATATCCGGAAGAACAGGCTTCCGGAATCGTTGGCGTGTTCCGGACCAACAGACCGGAGTATAGCTGGAATGATTCCGGATATACCGCACCGGAGAAAGAGAACCTGGTGATTTATGAACTGCTGCTTCGGGACTTCCTGGAAGCTCACGACTGGCTTACCCTGACCGATACGCTGGACTATTTTGAACGATTGGGAATCAATGCCATCGAACTGATGCCCGTGACTGAATTTGAGGGAAATGAGAGCTGGGGCTACAACCCCTCGTTCTATTTTGCCCCCGATAAATATTATGGCCCGGCAGGTGATCTGCAGGCGTTTATCGATTCCTGTCACCAAAGAGGTATGGCCGTGATCCTGGATATGGTCCTGAACCACTCATACGGACAGTCTCCCCTGGTTCAGTTATATTTTGACTCCTCCACCGGAAAGGTGAGCGCCGACAATCCCTGGTACAATGTGGATTCTCCCAATCCGGTCTTCTCCTGGGGCTACGATTTCAATCATCTTAGTCCGGACACTGAAAAATTTGTCGACAGTGTAAGCCATTACTGGCTCAGGGAGTATCACGTGGATGGATTCCGCTTTGATTTTACCAAAGGTTTCACAAACACTGCAGGCGACGGGAGCGGATATGACCTCTCCCGGATCAATATTCTGAAACGAATGGCCAACAAAATCTGGGAGATCAGGGAGGATGCCTATGTGATTCTGGAACACTTTGCTGCCAACGCCGAGGAGGCAGAGCTTTCAGAGGCCGGCATGATGTTATGGGGAAATCTCAACGGAGCGTACAATGAGGCCACCATGGGCTATGAGAATGATTCCGACTTCAGCTGGATCTCATACAAAGAACGCTTCTGGACAGAGCCCCACCTGGTTGGATATATGGAAAGCCATGACGAGGAACGCCTCATGTATAAGAACAGGACCTATGGCAACTCCTCAGGCGCCTACGATATCCGGGAACGAAATACCGCCCTGGAACGCATGGCTCTGGCAGGGGTATTTTTCTTTACGGTACCCGGCCCAAAAATGATCTGGCAGTTCGGGGAACTGGGATATGATTTCAGCATCGACTACGATTGCCGGGTTTGTAACAAACCCATCCGCTGGGATTATTACGATACAGGTTTGCGCAGAAGAGTCTACGAGATTTGGTCGGCTCTGATCCATCTGAAGCAACAAGAACCCGCCTTTGGCTCCGGCGATTTTACCCTGGCTGTTACGGATGCAGCCAAAAGAATCGAGATCAATCACGCTGATATGGACGTACGCATTATCGGAAATTTTGATGTGGACCCTCTCTCCGTAAACCCCTCCTTCAGCAGGAGCGGCTGGTGGTACAGCTATTTCACAGGAGACAGCATACAGGTAAGTGATCTGCAGGACCCTGTTTTCCTTCAGCCCGGTGAGTACCGGCTTTATACCAGCAAGCGGCTTGTAAAACCCGAAATTACAGCCCGGGTGGGATCACATGTAGCCCCAGGAAACACATTTCATATATACCCCAATCCTTTTCAGGGAATGCTCTATCTGGATCCGGTGCCGGAACCTTCCCGGCTAAGCATTTTCAACAGTTCGGGACAATGTACCCGGGTCCTGGACCTGGCCGGGGGACAGTCGCAGGTGAATCTTTCCGGACTGACCCCGGGTCTGTATGTTTTAAGTCGCCGGACGGGGAAAAAGGCTCCTCAGTATGTGAAAGTTCTGTATGAATAG
- a CDS encoding MFS transporter: MKKPKLSFWQIWNMSFGFLGIQFGFALQNGNVSRIFQTLGAEIDQIPILWIAAPVTGLIIQPIIGHMSDKTWGRLGRRRPYFLVGAILASIALIIMPNSPALWIAVGMLWIMDASINITMEPFRAFVGDMLPNEQRTKGFTMQSFFIGIGAFVASWLPYMLSEWFHISNTAPEGEIPQTVRLSFYLGGGVFLLAVLWTVFRTREYSPEELNSFSENAEVDEKVHNDTPDPLGKYLRRGMIWLVAGIVFAVPVYFLKLEKELYILAGGLGIFGLLQLISAALIKGKRETSGLVSIITDLYHMPLTMKQLAIVQFFSWFALFSMWIYTTPAVTSHLYHTTDTTTVAYNEGANLVSGMFGWYNLFAAAFGLLLLPFLARLTNRKITHSIALVIGGLGLASVMILNNPQHMIFSMIGVGLAWASILAMPYAILTGSLPSHKMGVYMGIFNFFIVIPQILAATILGFMVNSLYGGDSIYALLTGGISMLVAAVLILFVKDVYEK, translated from the coding sequence ATGAAAAAACCAAAATTAAGCTTCTGGCAAATATGGAACATGAGTTTTGGATTCCTTGGGATCCAGTTCGGATTTGCCCTGCAAAACGGAAATGTGAGCCGTATCTTTCAAACCCTGGGAGCAGAAATTGACCAGATTCCCATTCTCTGGATCGCCGCCCCGGTTACCGGCTTGATCATCCAGCCCATTATCGGGCATATGAGTGATAAGACCTGGGGAAGGCTGGGGCGCAGACGCCCCTATTTCCTGGTTGGAGCCATCCTGGCTTCCATAGCCCTGATCATTATGCCCAATTCACCCGCTCTCTGGATTGCAGTAGGGATGCTCTGGATCATGGATGCTTCCATCAATATCACCATGGAACCCTTCCGGGCTTTTGTAGGGGATATGCTACCCAATGAGCAACGGACCAAAGGTTTTACCATGCAGAGTTTTTTTATCGGTATCGGTGCTTTCGTAGCCTCCTGGCTTCCGTATATGCTCTCCGAGTGGTTCCATATTTCCAATACGGCCCCCGAGGGTGAGATTCCCCAGACGGTGAGGCTCTCCTTCTACCTGGGTGGAGGGGTGTTTCTGCTGGCGGTTTTATGGACGGTGTTCCGCACCAGGGAGTATTCGCCCGAGGAGCTTAATAGTTTCTCTGAAAATGCCGAAGTAGATGAAAAGGTCCATAATGACACCCCCGATCCGCTTGGTAAATATTTGCGAAGGGGAATGATCTGGTTGGTGGCGGGCATCGTGTTCGCCGTACCTGTTTACTTTTTAAAACTGGAGAAGGAGCTCTATATCCTGGCCGGAGGTCTGGGAATATTCGGCCTCCTGCAACTGATCAGTGCGGCCTTGATAAAAGGCAAAAGGGAGACGAGCGGCCTGGTAAGTATTATCACGGATCTTTACCATATGCCTTTGACCATGAAACAATTGGCCATTGTGCAGTTTTTTTCATGGTTTGCCCTGTTCAGCATGTGGATCTATACCACCCCGGCGGTCACCTCTCACCTGTATCACACCACGGATACCACCACGGTCGCATACAACGAAGGGGCCAACCTGGTGAGCGGTATGTTTGGATGGTATAACCTCTTTGCCGCGGCATTTGGCCTGTTGCTGCTGCCTTTTCTGGCCAGGCTGACCAACCGGAAAATTACACATTCTATTGCACTGGTGATCGGGGGACTGGGACTGGCCTCGGTTATGATCCTGAATAATCCCCAGCACATGATCTTTTCCATGATCGGTGTGGGTCTGGCCTGGGCCAGTATCCTGGCTATGCCCTATGCCATCCTGACCGGCTCCCTTCCCTCCCATAAGATGGGGGTCTATATGGGGATTTTCAATTTCTTTATTGTGATTCCGCAGATCCTGGCGGCAACCATCCTGGGCTTTATGGTTAATTCCCTTTACGGTGGCGACAGTATCTATGCCCTGCTTACCGGAGGTATTTCCATGCTGGTAGCCGCGGTGCTGATTCTGTTCGTGAAGGATGTGTATGAAAAATAG